One Euphorbia lathyris chromosome 1, ddEupLath1.1, whole genome shotgun sequence DNA segment encodes these proteins:
- the LOC136212115 gene encoding UDP-glycosyltransferase 83A1-like has protein sequence MERRGHILVMAYPAQGHVIPMMELSQSLVKHGFKITFVNTEYNHKRVLKALIQKDFIEDHINLVSIPDGLEPWEDRNDLSKFVESFFSFVPGKLEELIRKMNASEDEKITCFIVDEALGWTLEVAERMKIPGVIFCSGSAAMHSLLFNMDKLIQEGIIDINGTLLKNQMIELGPGMPALSTSIFDWKLDATAQKHMIDIILKRNEAVKLADWIISNSAYALEPGAFTLSPKILPIGPLLASTRQGNSTGSFWQEDTNCLKWLDQQPQNSVIYIAFGSLAIFDKTQFQELALGLELTGRPFLWVVRSGITKETNVYPQGFEERVGNQGKIVEWAPQQKVLSHPSVGCFLSHCGWNSTLEGVANGVPFLCWPYFADQPVNASYICDLWKVGLDFERDEFGTINRDEIKKKVEEVLSDEKIKVRAKEVKGMALKSVGENGHSNKILSDFVEWLNGDLIIRG, from the exons ATGGAGAGACGTGGTCATATCTTAGTGATGGCTTATCCAGCACAAGGACATGTTATTCCAATGATGGAGCTATCTCAATCCTTGGTTAAACATGGTTTCAAAATCACATTTGTCAACACTGAATATAATCACAAGAGGGTCTTAAAAGCATTGATTCAGAAGGATTTTATTGAGGATCATATTAATCTGGTTTCGATTCCGGATGGATTGGAACCATGGGAAGATAGGAATGATCTGAGCAAGTTTGTAGAATCATTTTTCAGTTTTGTTCCAGGAAAGCTGGAGGAGCTTATTCGGAAGATGAATGCATCAGAAGATGAAAAGATTACTTGTTTCATTGTTGATGAGGCTCTTGGATGGACTCTTGAAGTTGCTGAGAGGATGAAAATCCCTGGAGTTATCTTTTGTTCTGGATCTGCTGCTATGCACTCTTTGTTATTCAACATGGACAAACTAATTCAGGAGGGAATCATTGATATCAATG GAACTCTGTTGAAGAACCAGATGATTGAGTTGGGTCCAGGAATGCCTGCACTAAGCACATCAATTTTCGATTGGAAATTGGATGCAACCGCACAAAAACATATGATTGACATAATACTAAAGAGAAACGAGGCAGTGAAATTAGCAGACTGGATAATTTCCAATTCAGCATATGCTCTTGAACCAGGAGCATTCACATTATCCCCAAAGATTCTACCAATAGGTCCACTTCTAGCAAGCACTCGGCAAGGAAACTCAACAGGTAGCTTCTGGCAGGAAGACACAAATTGTTTAAAATGGCTAGATCAACAACCACAAAATTCAGTCATATATATAGCATTTGGAAGCCTCGCTATTTTTGACAAAACTCAATTCCAAGAATTAGCACTCGGGCTCGAACTCACTGGTAGGCCGTTTTTATGGGTTGTAAGATCAGGGATTACCAAAGAGACAAATGTGTATCCTCAAGGATTTGAAGAGAGAGTTGGAAATCAAGGAAAAATTGTGGAATGGGCGCCTCAGCAGAAGGTTCTGAGTCACCCTTCTGTGGGGTGCTTTTTGAGCCATTGTGGTTGGAATTCTACTTTGGAAGGTGTGGCTAATGGGGTGCCTTTTTTGTGCTGGCCATACTTTGCTGATCAGCCGGTTAATGCGAGCTATATTTGTGATTTGTGGAAGGTGGGATTGGATTTTGAGCGTGATGAATTTGGGACCATTAATAGAGATGAAATCAAGAAGAAGGTGGAGGAGGTTTTGAGTGATGAGAAAATTAAAGTGAGGGCTAAAGAAGTTAAAGGAatggccttgaagagtgttggAGAAAATGGTCATTCTAATAAGATTTTGAGTGATTTCGTTGAGTGGTTGAATGGTGATTTAATCATAAGAGGTTAA